Genomic segment of Salvia splendens isolate huo1 chromosome 12, SspV2, whole genome shotgun sequence:
ACCTTTTCATCTAATTACTTGGCTTGTGCGGAAGATATGTCCAAACTTACTAATGTTCAGAGTTGGTAGACCAGTGTGTTAAAATTTGCTTACTTATTCATTATATTTGGTCTTCAGAGTCTGTCAATGAGCAGTGAAAATTAAGATGCTCAAACTTTTGAATCTCTATGTTCTCCTAATATTTATGCAAAAAATGGGGTTTCTTGTACTTTTCAGGAGGGTCATACATACTGTTGGTCCCAAATATGCTGTAAAATATCATACTGCTGCTGAGAATGCACTCAGTCATTGTTATCGATCTTGCCTTGAACTGCTCATTGATAATGGACTCCACAGGTGGGTTCAGTAACCTGATGTTTTACTTGCTTTTAATTCTTCATTGTGCCATTGCTCCTCTAATATGTGAAATAGTTCGACTGAGCTCTTTTTTGAAAATCAATTGCAGCATTGCTATGAGCTGTATATACACAGAAGCCAAAAATTATCCACGAGAACCAGCTGCACATGTGGCCATAAGTAAGTAGTTCCCTTATGATTTTATCtactccatcccataaaaatatgtgcacttaccattttcgtccgtcccacaaaaatatgtgcattccatttttggaaagtaatatcaatttaataatgtaggtctcactatccactaacactactttaactaccattctcctcccctctcttacttttaccatacaattctccacctctctcttactttaccaattttgtcttaattcccgtgccatctcatccgcccatatttttatgggacggagggagtataatttatttcaaTATGCCTGAATTGAAACCCCATATCCATTCTGTTTTGTATACACGAAAGCTTTTACAATTTTGTTCATCCCTCTGCAATTTGTCTTAAAATCCAACTTATATCTTTCTTTAGGAACTGTGAGGCGGGTTCTTGAGAAACAGAAGGATAAAATACATGCAGTCGTTTTCTGTACCACAACATCATCTGATACAGAGATATATAAAAGGTTTGTTCACTGAAACCAAACCACCCAATACTAGATCTAGTGATGCATATGAACCATGACTTAGTTTCTCATCCATTTGCTACTTCTTGCTGCAGATTGCTCCCGCTTTACTTTCCACGTGATAAACTTGAAGAGGAAATAGCTGTTTCCAAGCTTCCTGCTGATGTTGGAGATGAAAATGGTGAGACGGTCATAGATGAACGCAAAATAAGGATTCAACCTTTACCTAATTTGAAAACGACTGCTTCTAGACCTCCCCAGACTTCTACTGATCTGGCAGTCAGCAACATAGAGTTAGCTAGACGGTTGGTGGCTCTTAATACTTTTCCTAGCCCTTTTTATGATGTCATGAAAAAGCTAAGGTTTGATCTCTTATGTGGTTAGCTGTACATGTGTATGTTGTTTCATACTAGTTCTTAACTTGTTCAAACCCGTTTTTTCGCTGACATACATACTTAACACTAGACATATTTTTCTTGTAATTTGTTACCATCTTCCAACTGATACTTGCCTATGATCATATTCATCTTTATTGCTGGTTAGCATAGTTTGCTTTTCTGTGTAATGAGATCAAAGCTCATATGAATTGGGAACTGCTTCGTAGCATCGAATGTTATCAAGGCATTTCTTCTTTTTCCAAACAGTGACTCATCGTACTTGGAGTCTTATCTGGATCCTGCATTCATGTCCTTGATCAAAGATCCAGATCAGCGACGCAGAGAACAATGGGAAAAATCCGCTCAGGCACGAAAGGGTTGGAACTTTGCTAAAATGCTTGGATATGGAGACATTGGGAGTCCTCCTTTATCGGCTGCTGAGGAATACTCACTCCATTCTAGATACCTTGCTAAAGCAAATTCACTTAATCTTTCTGACATTGCTGAAATGAAAATTGTGTAAGGCACtgaactttatttttatttatgttatgCATCAGCATGTGCAGATGTTCTCAGCATATAAGATGGACTCCACCCTACAAATGATTTATGTTTAGCTTGACTCAAATTCATCAGTGAACTGTATTCAGATCAAGAAATTTGTTGCCATGTCTTTGTTTTCATCCCACATGTATAGAAGTAGGATGTTAACTCTATGTGCATACTTATTAATACACAGCCTCTTGCCTTAATTTTAGTTATCGGGGTGGGGTTGATAGTGAAGGTCGTCCGGTGATGGTGGTGGTTGGAGCACACTTTCTCCTAAGATGTCTTGATCTGGAGCGTTTTGTGCTTTACATAGTGAAGGCAAATGACTACATTTCAGTTAATTAATTGGGCCTCTGCTTCATGGCCcctaaatatgatatttaatgGCATCTACTCTTATTTTGTTTTCAGGAGTTTGAGCCCTTGATACAGAAGCCTTACACGATAGTCTATTTCCACTCTGCTGCATCATTGcagatgtgtgtattttctccTCACATTTTTCTCTTTAGTGCCATTTTCATTGTTTGCTTGAAAACTTCCTTATAAAATTTACAGTATCTAATTTTATAATTCCTAATCAACAGACAACCAGATCTGGGGTGGATGAAAAGATTAGAGCAAATACTTGGTCGGAAACACCGACGCAATCTCCACGTATGAAATTTTCTTCAAAAGCTCCTATATGAAGCTGACTGACATTTTCTCTTCACAAGCTCTTATCACCATTGTTGGCTTTTATAATGTAGGAAATATACGTTCTCCACCCAACCTTTGGTCTGAAGAGTGTAATATTCGGATTGCAGATGCTCGTAGATAATGAGGTAAGTGCGATCTCCGTTATCCCGTTACATAACAAGAACTCGTCCCAAAATTTCAGATACCATTTCTCGTTTTCTGAAACTCATCAGAAATTATAATCCGGTCTTCAGGTCTGGAAGAAGGTAGTCTATGTTGATCGTCTTCTGCAGCTATTCAAATATGTCCCCCGCGAACAGCTGACTATTCCAGACTTCGTATTCCAGTGAGTTTCCATCTTTTCCAATCATCACTTTCTTTCTTGGCCTCACATAATCAAATCCATGTTATTATGAATACTTAATCTCAATTCCCATGATTGTTTGAAGTTCTAAatgattatattattataatttgtgtccatttcagatAGTAGTGTTATTGGTTCATATTTTGTCTAAAAGAAAATGGAGAATATAAGTATCAAGGAATCGCAATTGCAGGCACGACTTAGAGGTAAACGGAGGGAAGGGCGTAATTGTGGATCCAAGAACAAAATATGTGTATCAGAGACCTTGACAACGGATCCAGACCCAAgcatttgtgtgtgttttttcgTAGTCATCATTTCATTCATTTTTGGGTCAAGTCcctaatattttatttgcttGTATATGTATGAGTACTGTATATATACTATGATCCCTCTTTTCTCTCTACGCTGGATTTTAGAATATTGAATCTGTTAAGGGTAATAAAGCTTTAGGAGTCTGCAATTGTATAAATCTTtcgttttatttaaattaagagGGCATATTGATTTGATATGATCACTCACAGCATGATGTACTTAGTAAAGGGAAAATGTTTAAATTCCCTCAAGTTATAAGTTGAAATCAAATACTACAACACAAGCTgtgatttgattaattatttctGAATCTAAGGGAATAAATGAAGACCACTGCATTtacaaatacaattaatcaacatcACTCTGACCACTGCTCGTCTCCTCGTTCGAGCCTTCTTGCCAACCCTGAATTCCAAGCATGTCCCGTGGTTCTCATCATCCCTCCAAATATTTGGAGATCCTCGGTCACCTCGTGCCTTGACAGCGAGGCCAAACGGGgaagaaatgttttttttaaaagtccCTTCCTCTCCTTATATGACCCCTGCGA
This window contains:
- the LOC121759068 gene encoding protein GDAP2 homolog isoform X2, with the translated sequence MYRSGAATTNRGGLPTDSGDSVVTLDQVPCWSDSDFRYSYANEDSVLQNLHFPDPLTAASKGENSGNGLVSKFPVDREVNSKIYLWRGNPWNLEVDAVVNSTNENLDEAHSSPGLHAAAGPNLAEECSTLGGCRTGMAKVTNAYDLPARRVIHTVGPKYAVKYHTAAENALSHCYRSCLELLIDNGLHSIAMSCIYTEAKNYPREPAAHVAIRTVRRVLEKQKDKIHAVVFCTTTSSDTEIYKRLLPLYFPRDKLEEEIAVSKLPADVGDENGETVIDERKIRIQPLPNLKTTASRPPQTSTDLAVSNIELARRDSSYLESYLDPAFMSLIKDPDQRRREQWEKSAQARKGWNFAKMLGYGDIGSPPLSAAEEYSLHSRYLAKANSLNLSDIAEMKIVYRGGVDSEGRPVMVVVGAHFLLRCLDLERFVLYIVKEFEPLIQKPYTIVYFHSAASLQIQPDLGWMKRLEQILGRKHRRNLHEIYVLHPTFGLKSVIFGLQMLVDNEVWKKVVYVDRLLQLFKYVPREQLTIPDFVFQ
- the LOC121759068 gene encoding protein GDAP2 homolog isoform X1 translates to MYRSGAATTNRGGLPTDSGDSVVTLDQVPCWSDSDFRYSYANEDSVLQNLHFPDPLTAASKGENSGNGLVSKFPVDREVNSKIYLWRGNPWNLEVDAVVNSTNENLDEAHSSPGLHAAAGPNLAEECSTLGGCRTGMAKVTNAYDLPARRVIHTVGPKYAVKYHTAAENALSHCYRSCLELLIDNGLHSIAMSCIYTEAKNYPREPAAHVAIRTVRRVLEKQKDKIHAVVFCTTTSSDTEIYKRLLPLYFPRDKLEEEIAVSKLPADVGDENGETVIDERKIRIQPLPNLKTTASRPPQTSTDLAVSNIELARRDSSYLESYLDPAFMSLIKDPDQRRREQWEKSAQARKGWNFAKMLGYGDIGSPPLSAAEEYSLHSRYLAKANSLNLSDIAEMKIVYRGGVDSEGRPVMVVVGAHFLLRCLDLERFVLYIVKEFEPLIQKPYTIVYFHSAASLQIQPDLGWMKRLEQILGRKHRRNLHEIYVLHPTFGLKSVIFGLQMLVDNEVWKKVVYVDRLLQLFKYVPREQLTIPDFVFQHDLEVNGGKGVIVDPRTKYVYQRP